A window of Exiguobacterium sp. FSL W8-0210 genomic DNA:
CGGATGGTGTGCCGGAGTGTAACTCAAAGAAGGTGCTGGCCAAAGGTTGGTCACACCGAAAAAGAGCAGACTCGTAGCGTCAGACATCCGCAACTGCATTGCGAAAGAGATGATTTCATTCATCAAGCGACGTGTACGAGTGATTGCTTCATTTCGGTGTTGTACCTCCTGTTCATAGTCTATGACGTCATTGTAACAAACTGGAAACGTTAACACAAGTACGATTCAAGTAAGGTTTGCGCAGTATCCGTTTCTTCTGATGAAGGGGGAAGCACATCAGTTAATGGATATGCAAGACCGAGGTTTTCCCACTTATAGACACCGAGTTGATGATACGGGAGTACTTCGACGCGCTCGACGTTTCCGAGCGTCCGGATGAACTCGCCGGTCTGGCGGAGGAAATGTTCTGACATCGTAATACCTGGAACGAGGACGTGGCGAATCCAGACGGGAATGTTTCGCTCGGCTAGGCGTTTTGCGAAGGCGAGTGTATTGGCGTTACTCCGTCCAGTCAAGACGCGATAAGCGGCATCGTCGATATGTTTGATATCGAGTAGTACTAGATCCGTCGCATCGAGAATCGCATCGATGTTTTTCGGGACGACGGATCCCGCGGTATCGATGACCGTATGCAATCCATGGCGTTTTGCTTCTGTTAAAGCAGCCTCCAAGAATTCTGGCTGAGCGAGCGGTTCACCTCCAGAGAAAGTGATTCCGCCACCCGTGGCCTCGAAAAAGGAGCGATAGCTGATCGCTTCTTTTACGACTTCGTCTGCTGAGACACGCCGTCCGCAACCGAACTCCCATGTATCCACGTTATGACAGTATTGACATCGTAGTGGACATCCTTGCGTAAAGACGATGAATCGAATGCCAGGACCATCGACTGTTCCACATGATTCAACGGAATGGATCATACCATAGGTCATCCTGCTCACTTCCTTTCACATACTACACATCATTTTAGAGAGAACCGTGGAACGTTCGATTGATGACATCGATCTGTTGTTCACGCGTCAGTTTAATGAAGTTGACGGCATAACCGGATACCCGAATCGTTAACTGTGGATATTGTTCTGGATGCTCCATGGCATCGAGTAACGTCTCACGGTCAAAGA
This region includes:
- the pflA gene encoding pyruvate formate-lyase-activating protein: MTYGMIHSVESCGTVDGPGIRFIVFTQGCPLRCQYCHNVDTWEFGCGRRVSADEVVKEAISYRSFFEATGGGITFSGGEPLAQPEFLEAALTEAKRHGLHTVIDTAGSVVPKNIDAILDATDLVLLDIKHIDDAAYRVLTGRSNANTLAFAKRLAERNIPVWIRHVLVPGITMSEHFLRQTGEFIRTLGNVERVEVLPYHQLGVYKWENLGLAYPLTDVLPPSSEETDTAQTLLESYLC